The following are encoded together in the Coffea arabica cultivar ET-39 chromosome 1c, Coffea Arabica ET-39 HiFi, whole genome shotgun sequence genome:
- the LOC113713247 gene encoding G-type lectin S-receptor-like serine/threonine-protein kinase RLK1, translating to MASASFRLSLFISMFSVCVLAQNDGSLAVGSTLTAKEASSPWLSPSGDFAFGFLHLQENDMFLLSIWYDKIPDKTVAWYVNPVPRGSSVVLDAQTGLVLRDPGGVTLWRTDGFSGAVNHGFMNDTGNFILKDRNYTWIWESFGFASDTILPLQELVYGSVLNSRQSESNFTRGRFYLRFLDDGNLVLRTNSLPSSGNDTEYYNSHTSDPKNSSDPVYRVIFNSTGSLYMLKKSNQTLQLTPLSVRSASEYYYRAKLDFDGVFTYYSHPRNFTGNSTWTVLWAVPEDICSDLDGVPGGGPCGSNSICSLVDRKPVCECPKGYTLLDPYDKYGSCMPNFNQSCGDVEKLSAEDLYDTWVASDLYWPKSDYEEISLSTETGCRKACLEDCLCAVAISRNNSCWKKKLPLSSGRIATNLSSKVFLKYRKSDVALQNPCLEGPKSKDRGTLILVESLFLGSSLLLNILFIGTACFGFQVIYQKRKSNFHLHNEAVETNLRIFSYKELAKATNHFEEELGRGSFGIVYKGETNVSLTNKINVAVKKLDRVARDAEKEFLAEVNSIGQTNHKHLVRLLGACYENQHRLLVYEYMRNGTLASLLLGDAIPSWKLRTQIAIGIARGLVYLHEECSSPMIHCDIKPQNILLDDYYNARISDFGLAKLLQINQSRTLTNIRGTKGYVAPEWFRNTQITSKVDVYSFGVLLLEIICCRRHVEDIDIGEGGNSILTDWVWDCFQEGRLDALVENDFEVLEDRKKLQKFVMIGIWCIQEDPSLRPTMRKVSHMLEGIVEVMVPPCPSPFFSTI from the coding sequence ATGGCTTCTGCATCCTTTCGTCTCAGTTTGTTTATATCTATGTTCTCAGTTTGTGTTTTGGCTCAAAATGATGGCAGTTTGGCTGTGGGTAGCACTCTAACTGCAAAAGAAGCATCCAGCCCGTGGCTCTCACCTTCGGGTGATTTTGCGTTTGGATTTCTTCATCTTCAAGAAAATGATATGTTCTTGCTCTCCATATGGTATGACAAGATACCAGACAAAACTGTAGCCTGGTATGTCAATCCGGTTCCACGAGGATCCTCTGTGGTGCTCGATGCCCAAACAGGTTTGGTGCTACGTGACCCTGGAGGGGTAACACTCTGGAGAACTGACGGCTTTTCTGGTGCAGTTAATCATGGTTTTATGAATGATACAGGCAATTTTATCCTTAAGGATAGAAATTACACCTGGATATGGGAAAGTTTTGGATTTGCGAGTGATACAATATTGCCATTGCAAGAGCTGGTTTATGGAAGCGTTCTTAATTCCAGACAATCAGAAAGTAACTTCACGCGAGGAAGATTTTATCTTCGCTTTCTTGATGACGGGAATTTGGTTCTTCGGACAAATAGTTTGCCAAGTTCGGGTAATGATACTGAATATTACAACAGCCACACTTCTGATCCTAAAAATTCATCAGATCCTGTTTACCGAGTTATCTTTAACAGCACGGGGTCTTTGTATATGTTGAAAAAGAGCAACCAAACATTACAACTCACTCCGCTCTCTGTACGCTCAGCCTCTGAATATTATTACAGGGCAAAACTAGATTTTGATGGAGTGTTCACTTATTATTCCCATCCTAGGAATTTCACCGGCAACTCAACCTGGACCGTCCTTTGGGCCGTGCCAGAAGATATATGTTCTGACTTGGATGGAGTTCCAGGCGGTGGGCCTTGTGGCAGCAACAGCATTTGCAGCCTTGTTGATAGAAAACCAGTTTGTGAGTGTCCAAAAGGATATACACTGCTTGATCCATATGATAAGTATGGTAGCTGCATGCCAAATTTTAATCAAAGCTGTGGTGACGTCGAGAAGCTCTCTGCAGAGGATCTATATGATACTTGGGTAGCCAGTGACCTTTACTGGCCAAAATCTGACTACGAGGAAATAAGTCTATCTACTGAAACAGGTTGCAGAAAAGCATGCTTGGAGGATTGTTTATGTGCTGTTGCAATTTCGAGAAACAATAGCTGTTGGAAGAAGAAGCTGCCCCTCTCTAGTGGGAGGATAGCCACAAACCTCAGTTCCAAAGTTTTCCTGAAGTATAGAAAAAGTGATGTTGCTCTACAAAATCCATGTCTAGAAGGACCAAAGTCGAAGGACCGAGGAACTCTGATACTTGTGGAGTCTCTGTTTCTTGGCAGCTCTTTGTTGCTTAACATCCTATTTATTGGAACCGCTTGTTTTGGCTTTCAAGTCATCTATCAAAAGAGGAAGTCAAATTTTCATCTACATAACGAGGCTGTGGAAACAAATTTGCGTATTTTCTCATACAAAGAACTTGCAAAAGCTACAAATCATTTTGAGGAAGAATTGGGGAGGGGATCATTTGGAATCGTTTACAAAGGTGAGACAAACGTGAGTTTGACCAACAAGATTAATGTTGCAGTGAAGAAGTTAGATAGAGTGGCTCGAGATGCAGAAAAGGAATTTCTTGCTGAAGTAAATTCAATTGGTCAGACAAATCACAAGCATTTGGTCCGCCTACTTGGAGCCTGTTATGAAAATCAGCACCGGTTGTTGGTGTACGAGTATATGCGGAATGGCACACTTGCAAGCCTCCTGTTAGGTGATGCAATACCGAGCTGGAAACTAAGGACCCAAATTGCAATAGGGATTGCAAGGGGACTCGTATACCTACATGAAGAATGCAGTTCTCCGATGATCCACTGTGACATAAAGCCTCAAAACATACTCCTTGATGATTACTACAATGCTCGAATTTCTGACTTTGGACTGGCAAAACTTTTGCAGATTAATCAGAGTAGAACACTCACAAATATCAGAGGAACTAAGGGATATGTTGCTCCTGAATGGTTCAGGAACACTCAGATCACTTCTAAGGTTGATGTTTATAGCTTTGGTGTCCTGTTATTAGAGATCATATGTTGCCGAAGACATGTTGAGGATATTGACATTGGCGAAGGGGGAAATTCAATCTTAACTGATTGGGTTTGGGACTGCTTCCAAGAAGGAAGGTTAGATGCTTTGGTAGAAAATGACTTTGAGGTTCTTGAGGATAGGAAGAAGCTACAAAAGTTTGTGATGATCGGTATTTGGTGCATCCAAGAAGACCCATCTCTCAGGCCTACAATGAGAAAGGTGAGCCATATGCTTGAAGGGATTGTGGAAGTTATGGTGCCCCCTTGTCCCTCTCCTTTCTTCTCTACTATCTGA
- the LOC140038828 gene encoding beta-glucosidase 24-like → METPETHVFPTEGSLRRQDFPNGFLFGASASAFQYEGAPDIDGRGPSIWDTFLIDRHPAGRRTNGAGINEKGIQFYNSLIDELLANGIKPMVTIFHWDVPQALEDEYHGFLDKKIVIDFVDYVDLCFSRFGDRVKHWITFNEPWSFSVGGYATGTLAPGRGDSSNARTDIAIQFPSSKATSQQASEFAGAPKQGNAATEPYIVSHHQLLAHAAAVQLYRQKYQRSQKGKIGITLVSNWAVPYHNTKEDRDAAQRAIDFMFGWFMDPITHGDYPSSMRSLVGHRLPKFSKPESELLKRSYDFLGFNYYTANYVLNEPGPPYTLDSRAKWTRKSNAFTSVTAPLSPKANQRG, encoded by the exons ATGGAGACACCAGAGACTCACGTGTTCCCTACTGAAGGATCCCTTAGACGCCAAGATTTCCCTAATGGTTTCCTTTTCGGGGCTTCTGCTTCAGCTTTTCAG TACGAAGGTGCACCTGATATAGATGGAAGGGGACCAAGTATATGGGATACTTTTCTTATTGATAGACATCCAg CTGGAAGAAGAACTAATGGAGCTGGGATAAACGAGAAAGGAATACAATTCTACAATAGCCTCATAGACGAGCTGCTTGCCAACG GTATAAAGCCAATGGTGACTATCTTCCATTGGGATGTACCCCAAGCATTGGAGGATGAATACCATGGGTTTCTTGACAAGAAGATTGT GATTGACTTCGTGGATTACGTAGACCTATGCTTCAGCAGATTTGGTGATCGAGTGAAACACTGGATAACATTCAACGAGCCATGGAGCTTCAGTGTGGGAGGGTATGCAACGGGAACTTTGGCACCTGGTCGTGGTGATTCTTCTAATGCAAGAACTGACATAGCAATCCAGTTTCCCTCAAGCAAAGCAACTTCACAGCAAGCATCAGAATTTGCCGGTGCTCCCAAGCAAGGGAACGCCGCCACTGAGCCATACATAGTGTCACACCACCAACTTCTGGCTCATGCTGCTGCTGTTCAATTATACAGGCAGAAGTATCAG AGAAgccaaaagggtaaaattggtATTACACTTGTGTCAAATTGGGCTGTACCTTACCACAATACTAAAGAAGATCGGGATGCTGCACAAAGGGCAATCGACTTCATGTTTGGATG GTTCATGGATCCTATAACTCATGGCGACTATCCAAGTTCAATGCGGTCTCTTGTAGGCCATCGACTTCCAAAGTTTTCTAAACCGGAATCAGAACTCTTGAAAAGATCATATGATTTCCTGGGATTTAACTACTACACTGCTAACTATGTGCTCAACGAACCAGGTCCTCCTTACACTTTGGATTCCCGGGCTAAATGGACTCGTAAGTCCAATGCCTTTacctctgtgacagccccactttcccctaaggcgaaccagaggggttag